One genomic segment of Rhinolophus sinicus isolate RSC01 linkage group LG11, ASM3656204v1, whole genome shotgun sequence includes these proteins:
- the PNMA8A gene encoding paraneoplastic antigen-like protein 8A — MAMNLLEDWCRGMEVDIHRALLVTGIPEDCGQAEIEETLNGVLSPLGPYLVLNKIFLREENAKAALIEVGEGVNLRAIPREFPGRGGVWRVVCRDPTQDAEFLKNLNEFLDAEGRTWEDVVRLLQLSHPPQSQNQNLPPENWAEALGVLLGAVVQIVFYMDAEIRSREEARAQEAAEAQAVAASASAAGRKIKKEPGRAAQVVSALKMENLDSWNDMEDESDPPKPLVCKAGAKTRSRRKKQKRNPKQEPVSWKKPKGHHSSSLGSLEDPEADVGKNTEISECLRSHRKPCVKQEKSACKKPVEKCAWKSPRNAPRDAGSEAVGTGVASESDQDGGQAGAPKKKTVGWASAKSPTPMRKKKKVSLGPVSYVLVDVEDAKKKPWIPKKGPGSRRGAPGQKPPRGPQPTESPASTSQGAEAKPEGSPHEPRKL; from the exons ATGGCGATGAACCTTCTGGAGGACTGGTGCCGGGGGATGGAAGTGGACATCCACAGGGCCCTCTTGGTCACGGGCATCCCTGAGGACTGTGGCCAAGCGGAAATTGAGGAGACCTTGAATGGAGTCCTCTCCCCGCTGGGCCCGTACCTCGTACTCAACAAGATTTTTTTGAGGGAAGAGAATGCCAAAGCCGCCCTAATTGAGGTCGGTGAGGGTGTGAATCTGAGGGCCATACCGCGGGAATTTCCGGGAAGGGGTGGTGTCTGGAGAGTGGTCTGCAGAGACCCCACCCAGGAtgcagagtttttaaaaaacctgaatGAATTCCTGGATGCGGAAGGGCGCACCTGGGAGGATGTGGTCCGCCTTCTACAGCTCAGCCACCCCCCACAGTCCCAGAACCAGAATCTGCCCCCAGAGAACTGGGCAGAAGCTTTGGGGGTCCTCCTGGGGGCAGTGGTACAAATCGTATTCTACATGGATGCTGAGATCCGCAGTCGGGAGGAAGCTAGGGCTCAGGAGGCCGCTGAGGCCCAGGCAGTGGCAGCCTCCGCTTCAGCAGCAGGGAGGAAGATCAAAAAGGAACCAGGGCGGGCCGCCCAGGTGGTCTCTGCCTTGAAGATGGAGAACCTGGACAGCTGGAATGACATGGAAGATGAAAGTGACCCTCCCAAACCTTTGGTTTGTAAGGCTGGAGCTAAGACTCGCTCcaggagaaagaagcagaaaagaaaccCCAAGCAGGAACCAGTGTCCTGGAAGAAACCCAAAGGCCATCATTCCAGCAGCTTGGGCTCCTTAGAGGATCCTGAGGCGGATGTTGGTAAAAATACGGAGATCTCAGAATGTCTCAGGAGCCACAGAAAGCCCTGTGTGAAGCAGGAGAAGTCGGCTTGTAAGAAGCCCGTGGAGAAATGTGCCTGGAAGTCGCCCAGAAATGCACCTCGGGATGCCGGCTCGGAAGCTGTAGGCACTGGAGTTGCCTCTGAGTCAGACCAAGATGGTGGTCAGGCGGGCGCACCAAAGAAGAAGACCGTGGGCTGGGCCTCGGCAAAGAGCCCCACCCccatgaggaagaaaaagaaggtgagCTTGGGCCCTGTCTCTTACGTCCTTGTCGATGTGGAAGATGCCAAGAAGAAACCATGGATTCCAAAGAAAGGGCCAGGCTCGAGAAGGGGTGCGCCCGGTCAGAAGCCCCCGCGAGGCCCACAGCCTACTGAATCACCAGCTTCCACCTCACAGGGTGCAGAGGCCAAGCCAGAAGGCTCTCCTCACG AACCCAGGAAGCTTTGA